A single region of the Fimbriimonadaceae bacterium genome encodes:
- a CDS encoding peptidylprolyl isomerase, producing the protein MNLLTLCIWIAFSQAGGQLPAKYQPSLPEPTKVVARVDGKDITAGELMPLLWDWRANEVLEDVIQLRLIKIQAEKLQVTVSQEEIESSLAKQLESVKANLQPGQDLEAYIREQGFPRSRLYLRLHAELLLDKIVLKSFDPNRYVEISTIIVRPKSEAASDLAEAIKKAQEAYDLLKNGSKWEDVLKRYANEPEALTANGRLGWRMMGVFPKPVQEDLINIKAGDYTRPAQTQNGIQIFRLDRRGKDATGAELEDLKNQHRSEARATILEQIRKDTKIERMLGSGTGLY; encoded by the coding sequence ATGAACTTACTTACCCTTTGCATCTGGATCGCCTTCTCCCAAGCAGGCGGTCAACTTCCCGCCAAGTATCAACCCAGCCTCCCCGAACCCACCAAAGTTGTCGCCCGCGTCGATGGAAAAGACATCACCGCTGGCGAACTCATGCCGTTACTCTGGGACTGGCGCGCAAACGAAGTTCTCGAAGATGTGATCCAGCTGCGTCTGATCAAAATTCAGGCCGAAAAGCTCCAGGTGACCGTAAGTCAAGAAGAGATCGAGTCCTCACTCGCAAAGCAACTCGAATCTGTCAAAGCCAACCTTCAACCTGGGCAAGACCTTGAGGCATACATTCGCGAACAAGGCTTCCCCCGATCCCGCCTCTATCTCCGACTCCATGCCGAACTCCTACTCGACAAGATCGTGCTCAAGAGCTTCGACCCCAATCGCTACGTCGAAATATCCACCATCATCGTGCGCCCAAAGTCCGAGGCCGCCAGCGATCTTGCCGAGGCGATCAAGAAGGCTCAAGAAGCCTACGATCTCCTCAAGAACGGCTCAAAGTGGGAGGACGTGCTCAAGCGATACGCCAATGAGCCAGAAGCGCTCACCGCAAACGGAAGGCTTGGCTGGCGGATGATGGGCGTCTTTCCAAAGCCCGTCCAAGAAGACCTCATCAATATCAAAGCTGGCGACTACACCCGGCCCGCTCAAACTCAGAACGGCATCCAAATTTTCCGTCTTGATCGACGAGGCAAAGACGCCACTGGAGCAGAGCTTGAGGACCTCAAAAACCAACATCGAAGCGAAGCCCGCGCGACGATCCTTGAGCAGATCCGAAAGGATACGAAGATCGAGAGAATGCTGGGTTCAGGAACCGGCCTTTATTGA
- a CDS encoding histidine phosphatase family protein — MRLYLVRHAQTEWNAQGRAQGHTDIELDAEGQTQAELLQNAFDGVRIARILSSDLKRCLQTAEQVAKATGAPLIQDARLRERGFGEWEGLPFEDILARRQEFEAQGGDPFDHRPPGGESMHDVWNRLGSFIEQHECEKEPLAVVTHGGALAIFLAQIIKGSGSTARAFRFGNTAVTELERHPDGHYVLIRFNDTSHLQEKRSIEGNLEGTHR, encoded by the coding sequence ATGCGCCTGTACCTGGTAAGACACGCCCAAACCGAGTGGAATGCGCAAGGGCGCGCCCAGGGACACACCGACATCGAGCTCGACGCCGAGGGCCAAACCCAAGCCGAACTCCTTCAAAACGCCTTCGACGGCGTTCGCATCGCCCGAATTCTCTCAAGCGATCTCAAGCGCTGTCTCCAGACCGCTGAGCAGGTCGCAAAAGCCACCGGCGCACCCCTCATCCAAGACGCTCGCCTCCGCGAACGAGGCTTCGGAGAATGGGAAGGACTGCCGTTCGAAGACATCCTTGCTCGCCGACAAGAGTTCGAGGCGCAAGGCGGCGACCCGTTCGACCATCGCCCCCCCGGCGGCGAATCCATGCACGACGTTTGGAACAGGCTTGGCTCGTTCATCGAGCAGCATGAGTGCGAAAAGGAACCTTTAGCGGTCGTTACACACGGCGGTGCCCTCGCGATTTTCCTCGCCCAGATCATCAAAGGTTCCGGCTCCACCGCAAGGGCTTTCCGGTTTGGAAACACAGCCGTCACCGAGCTTGAAAGACACCCCGACGGTCACTATGTGCTGATCCGGTTCAACGACACGTCTCACCTGCAGGAGAAGCGTTCCATTGAAGGAAACCTTGAAGGCACGCATCG